In the Larimichthys crocea isolate SSNF chromosome XXI, L_crocea_2.0, whole genome shotgun sequence genome, one interval contains:
- the hdhd5 gene encoding haloacid dehalogenase-like hydrolase domain-containing 5, which produces MQRIRSLKIGWQLLKSSCEGAGKHVNTPTSTSRGYSHLPPQSGSGSFGLLFDIDGVLVRGRTPIPAAKQCFRNLVDRDGKYKVPVVFVTNAGNCMRQAKAEHLSHLLEVEVCPEQVMLSHSPLRMFTQFHKMRVLVSGQGPVEEVAHNLGFQDVITIDMLREAYPLLDVVDHNRRPKDGIPPTKGLRPIDAVILFGEPIRWETNLQLIVDVLLTNGNPDNPWSSMRYPHIPVLACNMDLLWMAEAKNPRFGHGMFLVCLESLYKKVTGYELKYEALIGKPSVVTYNYAELLIRQQAERLGWTTPVKRLYAIGDNPMADIYGANLYNRYLQASRHTKAQMQAKSSGGGADPLAETVDEAPKMTSAELGGASSAYGAEEDLPESCSSILVCTGVYSRDQQELPSDPTHTVTEQQIFHGHRDFRFDPSLTQPSFVVQDVKEAVELVFQQEGRPLE; this is translated from the exons ATGCAGAGAATAAGGTCTTTGAAAATTGGCTGGCAGCTGCTGAAATCAAGCTGTGAGGGAGCAGGAAAACATGTCAACACCCCGACCTCCACCTCACGAGGGTATAGTCAT CTCCCTCCTCAGAGCGGCTCCGGCTCCTTCGGGCTCCTCTTTGACATTGACGGGGTGCTGGTGCGGGGCAGGACGCCGATCCCTGCAGCCAAGCAGTGCTTCAGGAACCTGGTGGACCGCGATGGGAAATACAAAGTGCCTGTGGTGTTTGTCACCAACGCTGGGAACTGCATGAGGCAGGCCAAAGCTGAGCATCTGTCACATCTGCTCGAGGTGGAG GTGTGTCCAGAACAGGTGATGCTTTCCCACAGTCCTTTGCGAATGTTTACCCAGTTCCACAAAATGCGTGTGCTGGTTTCGGGACAGGGACCTGTGGAGGAGGTCGCTCACAA CCTGGGCTTTCAAGATGTTATTACTATAGATATGCTCCGAGAGGCGTATCCTCTTCTAGATGTTGTAGATCACAACAGAAGGCCCAAAGATGGT ATTCCACCCACCAAGGGCTTACGGCCAATAGATG CTGTCATCTTATTTGGCGAGCCAATCAGATGGGAGACCAACCTCCAGCTAATTGTTGACGTGCTCCTGACAAATGGAAACCCAGATAATCCCTGGAGTTCGATGCGGTACCCTCACATCCCGGTCCTGGCCTGTAATATGGACCTCCTGTGGATGGCTGAGGCAAAGAATCCCAG GTTTGGACACGGTATGTTCCTGGTGTGTTTAGAGAGCCTGTACAAGAAAGTCACAGGCTATGAGCTGAAGTATGAGGCTCTGATCGGTAAACCCAGTGTGGTGACTTATAACTACGCTGAGctgctgattagacagcaggCTGAGAGACTTGGCTGGACCACACCTGTGAAGAGGCTGTATGCTATCGG TGATAACCCCATGGCTGACATATACGGAGCCAACCTCTACAACCGCTACCTCCAAGCTTCTCGGCATACCAAGGCCCAGATGCAGGCTAAGAGTAGCGGAGGAGGTGCAGATCCCTTGGCAGAAACAGTTGATGAAGCCCCTAAAATGACATCCGCAGAACTTGGTGGAGCGTCAAGTGCATACGGGGCAGAGGAAGACCTCCcagagagctgcagctccatcctGGTGTGCACGGGAGTGTACAGCAGGGACCAGCAGGAGCTCCCCTCAGATCCAACGCACACCGTCACCGAGCAGCAAATCTTCCATGGTCACAGGGACTTCCGCTTTGACCCGAGCCTCACGCAGCCGTCCTTCGTGGTGCAGGATGTGAAAGAGGCGGTGGAGCTGGTGTTTCAGCAGGAAGGAAGGCCTCTGGAGTAG
- the ccdc34 gene encoding coiled-coil domain-containing protein 34 — translation MSGRRLPICPASASKGFSSTPVKTSQGQDFHTSKGLDDGVLSDDEDTFSLLSPIYHDSFDSDEDLEHSPAQQTSPRPSCSVSPVRCELPRTPSEQMLNAAVQPAGSPTLSAWELWLVNKAKEDRLKLEKKAEEERLLKEKQEQQEREQEHKKIVVQGKIQEWLNMKREQEKHEQLVKQSKEEEEIQRQREKQREIEQKAQEKYKHWLQKKNQEKIETEKKEKEEAALKAEQEKERRRRAEEKFKEWLAKADEKSRASPRSPNYPTIPYDKSYPSPSFYNPIPWKPIHVPPPEPSQNKTSAKKPQKNRKCQQSPSTAFRLRNSASAGPLLHRR, via the exons ATGTCTGGACGGAGGTTGCCGATCTGTCCTGCCTCTGCGTCCAAAGGCTTCAGCTCGACCCCGGTCAAAACAAGCCAGGGGCAAGACTTCCACACATCCAAGGGCTTGGACGACGGCGTCCTATCCGACGACGAAGacacattttctctgctgtctcccATCTATCATGACAGTTTTGATAGCGATGAGGACCTGGAGCACAGCCCGGCTCAGCAGACTTCACCCAGGCCGAGCTGCAGCGTGTCACCAGTCCG TTGTGAGCTGCCGAGAACTCCTTCAGAGCAGATGTTGAATGCAGCTGTGCAGCCTGCAGGCTCCCCGACTCTCAGTGCATGGGAACTGTGGCTGGTGAACAAAGCCAAAGAAGACCGACTCAAACTggaaaagaaagcagaagag GAGCGGTtactgaaggaaaaacaagaacaacaagaaaGGGAGCAGGAACATAAAAAGATTGTCGTGCAAGGGAAGATCCAAGAATGGCTAAATATGAAGAGAGAACAG gaaaAGCATGAGCAACTTGTAAAGCagagcaaagaggaagaggagatacAGAGGCAGCgggagaaacagagggagattGAACAGAAAGCTCAGGAAAAGTACAAACACTGGCTGCAAAAGAAGAACCAAGAAAaaatagagacagaaaagaaggaaaag GAGGAAGCCGCTCTGAAGGCGGAGCAGGAGAAGGAACGCCGCAGGAGGGCAGAAGAGAAGTTTAAGGAATGGCTGGCAAAAGCTGATGAAAAGAGCAGAGCTAGTCCCAGATCACCAAACTACCCAACAA ttccCTATGATAAATCCTACCCATCACCCAGCTTCTACAATCCGATCCCCTGGAAGCCAATTCACGTCCCTCCTCCAGAACCGTCACAGAATAAGACGTCTGCCAAGAAACCCCAGAAAAATCGGAAATGCCAGCAAAGCCCCAGCACCGCCTTTAGACTGAGAAACTCTGCGAGTGCAGGGCCGTTGCTGCACAGGAGATGA
- the rab19 gene encoding ras-related protein Rab-19, with protein MQWCRWAGSWRSHLPRQTAGPEIEDSFDFLFKIILVGDSDVGKTCVVQSFKSGIFMEKQQNTIGVDFTVRTLDIDGKRVKMQVWDTAGQERFRTITQSYYRSAHGAMVAYDITRRGTFESVPIWIREVEQYGAASVVLILIGNKSDLHAQRQVLFEDACTLAENNNVLAALETSAKEAQNVDAAFVLMARELLARNGMTIIDENLQDSPQFMLNNSSHAVYGSGSSDKKCGC; from the exons ATGCAGTGGTGTAGGTGGGCTGGCAGTTGGAGATCACACCTACCGAGGCAG ACTGCAGGGCCAGAAATTGAGGACTCTTTcgactttctttttaaaatcatcctGGTTGGAGACTCGGATGTGGGGAAGACCTGTGTTGTCCAGAGCTTCAAGTCTGGAATATTCATGGAGAAGCAGCAAAACACCATCGGGGTCGACTTTACTGTTCGTACCCTGGACATTGACGGCAAGAGGGTAAAG ATGCAGGTGTGGGACACAGCAGGACAGGAGCGTTTCCGCACCATAACTCAGAGCTACTACCGCAGTGCCCACGGGGCCATGGTGGCCTATGACATCACACGCCGCGGTACATTCGAATCTGTTCCCATCTGGATCAGGGAAGTGGAGCAGTATGGGGCTGCCAGCGTGGTACTGATCCTTATTG GTAATAAGTCAGACCTCCATGCTCAGAGGCAGGTGTTGTTCGAAGACGCGTGCACTTTGGCAGAAAACAACAACGTACTAGCTGCTTTGGAAACATCAGCCAAGGAGGCTCAGAACGTAGATGCAGCCTTCGTCCTTATGGCCCGGGAGCTGCTGGCACGTAACGGCATGACCATTATAGACGAAAACCTTCAAGACTCACCTCAATTCATGTTGAATAACAGCTCCCATGCAGTCTATGGCAGCGGGTCTTCAGATAAAAAGTGTGGGTGCTGA